A portion of the Granulosicoccus antarcticus IMCC3135 genome contains these proteins:
- a CDS encoding ATP-binding protein: MAMTQYVNRRTLDTQYLSRVACRRDSDALQERIVNEHPADSEIQPTATTDMSAQRAPQKIFPIRRKYNSWVANESMEDYALRYTARSVRKFSIWRVGNTAFGAASFLALEAIGAAMVLNYGFMNTLWAIIAVAAITFMAGLPISYYAARYGVDMDLLTRGAGFGYLGSTISSLVYASFTIIFFAFETAILAVALQMWIPLPLWAWYVICSLLIVPLVARGITLISRIQLWSQIPWLALLIAPYIAIAWKNPQAYVTFSQFAGSVSGSADFDPILFASAATIAFALCVQIGEQVDFLRFLPERTPQNRFLWWSAVILAGPGWILTGAMKMLGGAFLAFLLLEAGNTASQAMEPTRMYLLGFEHVFDNPRLVLFATLVFVVISQVKINIVNAYAGSLAWSNFFARLTYSHPGRVVWLIFNCLIAILVITLGVFESLEHVLGLYSTVAVAWVGTLVADLVINKPLGLSPKGIEFKRAHLHDFNPVGLGSMALSAAIGMTAQLGVWGAITAAFAPFLALGCTFIFTPLLAILTRSRYYLARTPSIPGNNGKVLRCTVCENLFETDDMAQCPAYGAPICSLCCTLESRCHDLCKDPAPIMQHTHRVLSAILPNSAAHLVNRRVGSYLFVLLAQSIVLGSIIGLVYLQSLATMGTDSNREQLDSLFFEIAVILLILVTISSWWTVLGKEGRRMAQDELNRQNELLIQESEAHRLTDSALQKAKELAEQANQAKSSYVAGMSHELRSPLNGILGYSQILLHDESLSDKQRSAVQIIHRSGEHQLDLINELLDLARIEADRVRLEPAPLPLDEFFKEVLQMIRPLAEAKDLQLNHACQGIMPDFVHADAKRMRQILINLLSNAVRFTDAGRITLAVAFTDNELVISVQDTGIGISLHDKVRIFEPFERGSAGRQRGEPGAGLGLTITEKLVSLMKGRLTLHSEPNQGSTFKVFLPLIHAKPPSPNEAPEREVIGHSGSPRRLLVVDDQAVQRHMLIGMLTPLGFSVREAASGTECLEQLDTYRPDAILLDLSMAGLDGWQTARKIRARGIINLPIIIVSADVLGNHAQKMSASQCQAFVAKPVLESELRAALKTELDLAWIYKSRVVILNSQLETSRAPQLSFNNQDRDALLRLVRIGHANGLHELLDELLRRDESLTASCTTARDWLDRFELDHLEELLLEIDNAHL; the protein is encoded by the coding sequence ATGGCGATGACACAATACGTCAATCGACGTACACTCGATACGCAGTACCTTTCGCGAGTCGCTTGTAGACGAGATTCAGATGCCCTTCAGGAACGTATCGTCAACGAACATCCAGCAGACTCCGAAATTCAACCCACAGCGACTACTGACATGAGCGCGCAAAGGGCTCCGCAAAAGATTTTCCCGATCCGCCGCAAGTACAACAGCTGGGTCGCCAATGAATCCATGGAAGACTATGCCCTGCGCTACACGGCACGCAGCGTACGCAAGTTTTCCATCTGGCGTGTTGGCAACACCGCCTTCGGTGCTGCATCCTTTCTTGCCCTGGAAGCCATTGGTGCGGCCATGGTCCTGAACTACGGTTTCATGAACACGCTGTGGGCCATCATCGCCGTCGCCGCCATAACCTTTATGGCGGGATTGCCCATCAGTTATTATGCAGCTCGATACGGTGTCGACATGGACTTGCTCACACGCGGTGCAGGCTTTGGCTATCTGGGTTCCACCATCAGCTCGCTGGTGTATGCCTCGTTCACCATCATCTTCTTCGCTTTCGAAACAGCCATTCTTGCCGTCGCTTTGCAGATGTGGATCCCACTACCACTGTGGGCCTGGTATGTCATCTGTTCCTTGCTCATCGTACCTTTGGTGGCACGCGGCATCACACTCATCTCGCGCATACAGCTTTGGTCCCAGATACCCTGGTTAGCACTGCTGATAGCGCCATACATCGCAATTGCCTGGAAAAACCCGCAGGCCTATGTGACTTTCAGTCAGTTTGCTGGCTCAGTTTCCGGCAGCGCAGACTTCGATCCGATTCTGTTCGCATCGGCAGCAACCATTGCGTTTGCACTGTGTGTGCAGATTGGTGAACAGGTGGATTTTCTGCGGTTTCTACCAGAACGCACGCCGCAGAACCGATTTCTCTGGTGGTCAGCTGTAATATTGGCAGGGCCCGGTTGGATTCTGACAGGCGCGATGAAGATGCTGGGTGGCGCCTTCCTCGCCTTCCTCTTGCTGGAAGCTGGCAATACTGCCTCGCAGGCCATGGAGCCAACGCGTATGTACCTGCTGGGCTTCGAGCACGTCTTTGATAATCCGCGCCTGGTGCTGTTTGCAACCCTGGTGTTTGTTGTAATATCCCAAGTCAAGATCAACATAGTCAATGCCTACGCAGGATCATTGGCCTGGTCGAATTTCTTTGCCCGACTGACCTATAGCCATCCCGGCCGTGTGGTCTGGCTGATTTTCAATTGCCTGATCGCCATTCTGGTCATAACGCTTGGTGTTTTCGAGTCACTGGAGCATGTTCTTGGACTGTACAGTACGGTGGCTGTTGCCTGGGTCGGCACCCTGGTCGCTGACCTGGTTATCAATAAGCCCTTGGGACTCAGCCCGAAAGGTATCGAGTTCAAACGCGCTCATTTGCATGACTTCAACCCGGTAGGACTGGGCTCAATGGCCCTTTCCGCCGCTATCGGGATGACAGCTCAGCTGGGCGTATGGGGAGCGATAACAGCAGCTTTCGCACCGTTCCTCGCTCTGGGCTGTACCTTCATCTTCACGCCCTTGTTGGCCATCCTGACACGCAGTCGATACTACCTTGCAAGGACACCGTCTATTCCCGGCAACAATGGCAAGGTATTGCGCTGCACCGTCTGTGAAAACCTGTTCGAAACCGATGACATGGCGCAATGCCCTGCCTATGGTGCGCCTATTTGTTCACTGTGCTGCACTCTGGAATCTCGCTGTCATGATTTGTGTAAAGACCCCGCGCCCATCATGCAGCACACGCACAGAGTACTCTCGGCTATTCTGCCCAACAGTGCCGCTCACCTGGTAAACAGGCGTGTTGGCAGCTACCTGTTCGTACTGCTTGCACAAAGCATCGTGCTGGGCTCTATCATCGGCCTTGTCTACCTGCAATCACTAGCAACGATGGGCACTGACAGTAACCGTGAGCAACTGGATAGCCTGTTCTTCGAGATCGCCGTTATTCTATTGATCCTGGTCACTATTTCGAGCTGGTGGACTGTACTGGGCAAGGAAGGTCGACGAATGGCTCAGGATGAACTCAACCGTCAGAACGAACTGCTGATTCAGGAAAGTGAGGCTCATCGCCTGACAGATTCTGCCTTGCAGAAAGCAAAGGAGTTGGCCGAGCAAGCCAATCAGGCCAAGTCCAGTTATGTTGCCGGCATGTCGCACGAGTTACGCTCACCACTGAACGGAATTCTTGGCTACTCACAGATTCTCTTGCATGACGAGAGCCTGAGTGACAAACAGCGCAGCGCTGTACAGATAATTCATCGTAGTGGCGAACATCAGCTCGACCTGATAAACGAACTGCTTGATCTTGCTCGTATCGAAGCCGATCGTGTTCGACTGGAACCTGCACCGTTGCCATTGGACGAATTCTTCAAGGAAGTGTTGCAGATGATTCGTCCACTGGCTGAGGCGAAGGATTTGCAACTGAATCATGCTTGCCAGGGAATCATGCCGGACTTCGTGCACGCCGATGCCAAGCGAATGCGTCAGATACTGATAAACCTGTTGAGCAATGCCGTGCGATTCACCGATGCAGGACGCATTACACTGGCCGTAGCATTCACAGATAACGAGCTTGTTATCAGCGTTCAAGATACCGGCATTGGCATTTCGTTGCACGACAAAGTGCGGATTTTCGAGCCCTTCGAACGGGGTTCTGCTGGCCGACAACGGGGTGAACCAGGCGCTGGATTAGGATTGACAATCACGGAGAAATTAGTCTCCCTGATGAAAGGTCGTCTGACGTTGCACAGTGAACCAAATCAGGGCAGTACGTTCAAGGTGTTCCTGCCTTTAATACATGCCAAGCCACCATCTCCAAATGAAGCCCCCGAACGTGAGGTCATAGGTCACAGCGGCTCTCCGCGCAGATTACTGGTGGTGGACGATCAGGCAGTACAGCGTCATATGCTGATTGGCATGCTTACCCCCTTGGGATTCAGCGTACGAGAAGCTGCAAGCGGTACCGAGTGTCTGGAACAACTCGATACTTACAGGCCAGACGCCATTTTGCTCGATCTGAGCATGGCCGGACTGGACGGATGGCAGACCGCAAGAAAAATACGCGCTCGAGGCATCATCAACCTCCCAATCATCATTGTTTCAGCAGATGTACTGGGTAATCACGCACAAAAAATGTCGGCTTCGCAATGCCAGGCTTTCGTGGCCAAACCCGTGCTGGAGTCTGAGCTTCGTGCCGCACTCAAGACCGAGCTTGATCTTGCCTGGATCTATAAATCCAGAGTTGTCATATTGAATAGTCAGCTTGAAACATCAAGAGCACCTCAATTGTCCTTCAACAACCAGGACCGGGATGCACTGCTGCGACTGGTTCGTATTGGCCACGCAAATGGCCTGCATGAGCTGCTTGATGAACTACTGCGCAGGGATGAGAGCCTGACTGCATCCTGCACCACTGCACGCGACTGGCTTGACAGGTTCGAACTGGACCATCTGGAAGAATTACTACTGGAGATCGACAATGCCCACCTTTGA
- a CDS encoding DNA-binding response regulator codes for MPTFELDGLATKPVVLVVDDEPGSLKLLCDTLGTTGYTVLVARDGESAMKRLSRIIPDAILMDALMPGLSGFDTCRQIKSHPEWMHIPIIFMTGLSETTHVLEGFDSGGVDYVVKPLRIAEVIARLRTHIHTAREVRLAHTAIDRAGLSIVRVDEKLQRAWCSPHAMKVIEKLGIDTSAALLAGFWLDTAQSEQWSEMLDIRDLGETVKGEILLLISCRNTISKAVARIANAALTPRETEVLSWIAKGKTDREIGDILGISPRTVNKHLEHTFTKLGVETRAAAAALASQQVSA; via the coding sequence ATGCCCACCTTTGAGTTGGACGGACTCGCAACAAAACCCGTTGTACTCGTTGTTGATGATGAGCCGGGCAGCCTGAAACTGCTGTGTGACACACTCGGCACGACTGGTTATACGGTTCTGGTGGCAAGGGACGGTGAATCCGCAATGAAGCGATTGTCACGAATCATCCCGGATGCCATTCTAATGGATGCACTGATGCCAGGGCTTTCTGGGTTCGATACATGCCGTCAGATCAAATCTCACCCAGAGTGGATGCATATCCCCATCATTTTCATGACTGGTTTATCCGAGACAACCCATGTTCTGGAAGGTTTTGACAGCGGTGGCGTGGACTACGTCGTCAAACCGTTACGCATTGCAGAAGTAATCGCCCGACTACGCACTCATATTCACACTGCTCGTGAGGTCAGACTTGCTCATACAGCCATCGACCGAGCCGGCCTGTCTATCGTGCGAGTGGATGAAAAATTGCAGCGCGCCTGGTGCTCACCACATGCAATGAAGGTGATCGAAAAGCTGGGCATAGACACAAGCGCTGCATTGCTGGCTGGGTTCTGGCTTGACACCGCTCAGTCCGAACAGTGGTCAGAAATGCTGGATATCAGGGATCTGGGGGAAACTGTCAAGGGTGAAATACTACTGCTGATTTCCTGCCGAAACACCATTTCCAAAGCTGTTGCAAGAATCGCTAACGCTGCCCTCACTCCCAGAGAAACGGAGGTACTTTCCTGGATAGCCAAAGGCAAGACAGATCGGGAGATAGGTGACATTCTCGGTATCAGCCCCCGCACCGTCAACAAGCACCTTGAGCATACCTTTACCAAACTCGGCGTGGAAACAAGGGCCGCCGCCGCCGCACTGGCAAGCCAGCAAGTCAGTGCCTGA
- a CDS encoding RraA family protein: MSEHSLSPSLLALLQKVDTPTVCNAIEVAQGKRGFNQYTKGTMQASDPLAPAMVGFARTARIAGLEAPVESKEVIRERRLNYFRHMADGPRPAIAVIEDMDYPHCVSAWWGEVHTTVHKGLGLNGALTNGVMRDLGDLQAGFPVVAGSIGPSHAFVHVREIGIPVQVMGITVATGDLVHADRHGALVIPTEVIAELEAAILKMQGSEHLILGPAREPGFNIEKLEKAWREFEASRT; encoded by the coding sequence ATGTCAGAACACAGCTTGTCGCCCAGCTTACTGGCGTTATTGCAAAAAGTTGATACGCCCACTGTCTGCAATGCCATAGAGGTAGCGCAGGGCAAGCGAGGCTTTAATCAATACACCAAGGGGACGATGCAGGCCTCAGACCCGCTAGCGCCAGCCATGGTCGGCTTTGCGCGCACCGCCAGAATCGCAGGGCTCGAGGCACCTGTCGAGTCCAAAGAGGTGATTCGCGAACGACGGCTGAATTACTTCCGGCATATGGCAGACGGACCACGGCCTGCCATCGCCGTGATCGAGGATATGGATTACCCACATTGTGTCAGTGCCTGGTGGGGAGAGGTGCATACCACCGTGCACAAGGGGCTGGGTCTCAATGGTGCTTTAACCAATGGGGTCATGCGGGATCTGGGTGATCTGCAAGCAGGCTTCCCGGTGGTGGCAGGTTCCATTGGTCCAAGTCACGCCTTTGTGCATGTGCGAGAAATTGGTATTCCTGTGCAAGTAATGGGTATCACGGTTGCCACCGGTGATCTGGTGCATGCAGATCGTCACGGCGCCTTGGTCATACCAACTGAGGTCATTGCGGAGCTGGAAGCCGCCATCCTCAAGATGCAGGGTAGTGAGCATCTGATTCTGGGGCCTGCGCGTGAGCCAGGATTCAATATTGAAAAGCTTGAGAAGGCCTGGCGCGAATTTGAGGCATCACGTACCTGA
- a CDS encoding alpha/beta fold hydrolase, with amino-acid sequence MIPLLLLPGMMCNARMYHHQIAQFSNERAVQFSPLSEHSDVQSLAEQVLRHAPSEFALCGLSMGGIVAMEVQRQAPLRVRGLALLDTNPLAELDQVKQVRTPQMEKVRQGRLLEVMRDEMKPNYLADNHNKAEILDLCAQMAQELGSDVFIRQSLALRERPDQSATLRSVRVPTLILCGDQDRLCPPERHRLMHELVSHSSLAIVADAGHLPVLEQPAETNAHLQAWLQACDYQH; translated from the coding sequence TTGATTCCTCTGCTGCTATTGCCGGGCATGATGTGCAATGCCCGGATGTACCACCATCAGATAGCGCAATTCTCAAACGAACGTGCCGTCCAGTTCAGTCCCTTGAGCGAGCACTCAGATGTGCAGAGCCTGGCAGAACAGGTTTTGCGGCACGCACCTTCCGAGTTTGCACTATGCGGTCTTAGCATGGGCGGCATTGTGGCCATGGAAGTGCAGCGCCAGGCACCGCTGCGGGTGCGCGGGCTGGCACTGCTGGACACCAACCCGTTGGCAGAGCTGGATCAGGTCAAGCAGGTACGTACTCCGCAGATGGAAAAGGTCAGGCAGGGTCGGTTGCTGGAGGTGATGCGTGACGAGATGAAGCCTAACTATCTGGCCGATAATCACAACAAGGCAGAGATTCTGGATCTGTGTGCGCAGATGGCGCAGGAGCTGGGGAGTGATGTCTTCATCCGGCAATCCCTGGCGCTGCGGGAGCGGCCTGATCAGAGTGCAACGCTACGATCGGTCAGGGTTCCCACCTTGATACTGTGTGGTGATCAGGACCGGCTGTGCCCACCTGAAAGACACCGCCTGATGCACGAGCTGGTGTCCCACTCCTCCCTTGCCATTGTTGCTGACGCAGGGCACTTGCCCGTGCTGGAGCAACCGGCTGAAACCAATGCCCATCTGCAAGCCTGGTTGCAGGCCTGTGACTATCAACATTAA
- a CDS encoding cobalamin-independent methionine synthase II family protein — protein sequence MKKIPVTHVGSLPRRQSVVDYIFAREREEEFDQAGFDDCMTRAVSATVKRQVDAGVDIVSDGETSKISYATYVKDRYTGFSGDSERNAPADLKLFPGFLERLANEGGTPQYARPMCTGEVVSKGQGELEKDIANLKAGMAEHGAEAGFMNAASPGVISLFLQNSFYPSRERYLGVLADAMKAEYETIVDAGLILQLDCPDLALSRHMLFSDLSDAEFVKIAHQHVEALNHALSDIDPARVRVHICWGNYEGPHVCDVDMATVFPVLMKTRAQHLLFETSNPRHAHEWTVFRDRSREIPDDKILIPGVVDTTTNFVEHPQLVAERLTRFVNIVGAERVQAGSDCGFGTFAGFGAVDTDIAYAKLASLAEGAALARSAV from the coding sequence ATGAAAAAGATACCGGTCACGCACGTAGGCTCCTTGCCACGCCGGCAGAGTGTTGTGGATTATATATTCGCGCGCGAGCGTGAGGAAGAATTTGACCAGGCCGGATTTGACGACTGCATGACGCGTGCGGTATCGGCAACGGTTAAACGGCAAGTAGACGCCGGGGTGGATATCGTCTCTGATGGTGAGACCAGCAAGATCAGCTACGCCACCTACGTCAAGGATCGCTACACCGGCTTTTCTGGCGATAGCGAACGCAATGCACCGGCTGATCTGAAGCTGTTCCCAGGTTTTCTGGAGCGACTGGCCAATGAAGGAGGCACCCCGCAATATGCCCGGCCCATGTGTACCGGTGAAGTGGTATCCAAAGGCCAGGGAGAGCTGGAAAAGGATATTGCCAACCTCAAGGCGGGTATGGCAGAGCATGGCGCCGAGGCTGGTTTCATGAACGCGGCATCGCCGGGCGTCATCTCTTTGTTTTTGCAGAACAGTTTCTACCCCAGCCGTGAGCGATACCTGGGAGTGCTGGCCGACGCCATGAAGGCCGAATACGAGACCATTGTTGATGCTGGGCTGATATTGCAGCTGGATTGTCCGGATCTGGCCTTGTCGCGGCATATGTTGTTCAGTGATCTGAGTGATGCAGAATTCGTCAAGATTGCCCATCAACACGTCGAGGCACTCAACCATGCGCTGAGCGATATTGATCCTGCCAGGGTACGTGTACATATCTGTTGGGGCAATTACGAAGGCCCGCATGTGTGCGATGTGGATATGGCAACGGTCTTTCCCGTTCTGATGAAAACGCGCGCCCAGCATCTGTTATTCGAAACTTCGAACCCCCGGCATGCACATGAGTGGACCGTGTTTCGCGATAGAAGCCGCGAAATTCCGGATGACAAGATTCTGATTCCCGGGGTGGTTGATACCACCACCAACTTCGTTGAGCATCCGCAACTGGTTGCCGAACGGCTGACACGGTTTGTCAATATCGTGGGTGCTGAGCGGGTACAGGCAGGCTCAGATTGCGGCTTTGGTACCTTTGCAGGTTTTGGTGCGGTTGATACGGATATTGCCTACGCCAAACTGGCCTCTCTGGCAGAAGGCGCAGCGCTGGCGAGATCAGCTGTTTGA